Proteins from a single region of Candidatus Hydrogenedentota bacterium:
- a CDS encoding 3-oxoacyl-ACP reductase FabG yields MTTNAKQPFSLAGKVAWITGSSTGLGKVMAMQMGAAGAKVTLNYANNQARAEQTFKEFQDAGHEGILLRGNVIEEAEVNRMAREIADSLGPVDILVVNATPDQPQMPIEEYTWEFYQSMLDFFIKSPYLLTRAVLPHMKAQRWGRIINIGSEVFTRGVPNFTAYCAAKGGQNGFNRSLASELAPFGITVNMISPGWIPVERHEKDPQEMKDEYLAGLPSKRWGVPKEVADTAVFLASDEASYVSGQNIAVNGAHTLA; encoded by the coding sequence AGCAGCACGGGCCTGGGCAAGGTCATGGCCATGCAGATGGGCGCGGCGGGCGCGAAGGTGACGCTGAACTACGCCAACAACCAGGCGCGAGCGGAACAGACCTTTAAGGAATTCCAGGACGCCGGCCACGAAGGCATCCTGCTGCGCGGCAACGTGATCGAGGAAGCCGAGGTCAACCGCATGGCCCGCGAAATCGCGGATTCCCTGGGGCCGGTGGATATCCTGGTGGTGAACGCGACGCCCGATCAGCCGCAGATGCCGATCGAGGAATATACCTGGGAATTCTACCAGTCCATGCTGGACTTTTTTATCAAGAGCCCCTATCTCCTGACGCGCGCCGTGCTGCCGCATATGAAGGCCCAGCGCTGGGGCCGGATCATCAACATCGGGTCGGAAGTCTTTACCCGCGGCGTCCCGAATTTCACGGCCTACTGCGCCGCGAAAGGCGGCCAGAACGGCTTCAACCGCAGCCTCGCGAGCGAGCTGGCGCCGTTTGGGATCACGGTGAACATGATTTCCCCCGGCTGGATTCCCGTGGAGCGCCACGAGAAGGACCCGCAGGAGATGAAGGACGAGTACCTGGCGGGGCTGCCCTCCAAACGCTGGGGCGTGCCGAAAGAGGTCGCGGACACGGCGGTCTTCCTGGCAAGCGACGAGGCGTCGTACGTATCCGGCCAGAATATCGCCGTAAACGGGGCGCACACGCTGGCGTAA